The segment tccggtttcaggtgtgtttccgtaagtgctatgcataaggcttgattgcatgcaacaaagtctctcaagaacgggatttttgtcctgttactgagtgttagcagtcctctgatgttcagtaggagcatcgaggtgaggtgtatgctgttgccagcggtgtccaccttgggtctatttgctgtggcggtcttgtgtattgtggatagtcccatctgcgagtttgagtttgatggagccaggttagctgctgtacaatcttttgtgccatgcacaaaaaagatttttgttcagcagctgccctttcaataacatgttggcggtttgtagcacgcaccacatctacgtacctccgttttggggcaggtggtgcgtggtccatcccttttccttttgGTAGTTGGTTTCTGACCTGTTTCGTGTTTCtgcggcagggtccccgatgtgcaaaacggcagcctgcacctttcTCTCCATGCCAGGAGacacctctcaggtagaacctacacacctGTGTGCGCTGTGTTTCCATCCTTTTTTGTACATGAatagtcaggtttgcttctatccttggctgtttcatcttttgtttttcttttagtttttcctccttttatttcttttttggctctttcatctccatggcttttggtgctggtaggagcacttgcacttgggtttacttcccgggcaggtttctcacttgaatcttcttcctgggtgtctaccaagtggtGGTAACTTCTTTCATTAGCACCCGCatctccatccttgccatctttactttgttcgttttcaaagatggcatcaagcgtgCCAATGTGAGATCTTATGAGTGCATAGGAGCGTATAAACTCCtgcttctttcgctctatctgagCTATTGTCCTTTTATATccactgctcttcagcgcagctgtaATTATGTTGTCTCCGTCGGCGCATTACCAGGCTCTCAGGAACAACGCCAATTCGTTACTTCTCCAGGTTCTGGACATTTTggatatcttatttatttatctatctaattatatttaaaatttaatagtgtgatagagggtagagaagaaatagagaaagaaagtgtctatgtatttagagagattgagagctgagagaagataagaagagagtgagagaggaaagtTCGCgactatatatttagaaaaattgagaggctgagagaggaaagatggtgtgacagagagaagtggagaagtgaagagacaaggaaAGATTGAACagctgagagaagaaagaagtgaagagacagagagagaaagaaaagaaagagaggaggttaCGAAGCAGAAATAGAAAGATTATTCACAGGAAAGCtgaagtagaaaatgaaagattattaacaggatgtaaattataaatatatatacctgtccGTAGCTACAAACGTTTTCTTCTAAACTAATTGCGACTATACTTCTAATGTTCGCGTCTCTATATTTAGGGAGATTGAGGggctgagtaaatatatatatataatatatatatatatatatatatatatatatatatatatatatatatatatatatatatataaagtaacaaataaatatatgcctatctaaaattgaataattttagaGAGATGTAACGCAGCTGAAACAGAGACCGAAAGATTATTAAAGAATGTAAACTAAACTAATTGCGACTATACTTCTAATGttcgcgtctatatatatatatatatatatatatatatatatatatatatatagagagagagagagagagagagagagagagagagagagagagagagagagaggaggtagaagaaagtgaggaaatgaaggaattatttaattctaaactaattacgggaaaataaacatttgaaagcgaaacagaaattgaaagaaagttattctcagaatgtaaacaaagatgGCGTCGTAAATCGTAACTGAGATGTTAGCTTGcattaaaggaaaacaaaataataaacaaaaatatgaaaacaatactTATCATAAAAGGTACAGTCCAAACCCTCGTGCTTGTACGAAGAAGTTTTCTTtcacaacagaaaagaaaacaattctttttccttcttacttTTGGCTGGAGATAAATTAAAGACTTGCCTCGACGTGCTTTTTCGGCGAAGATTCTAGCATGCGTAACTAACTTTAGTGTATTATATTTGGCTTCAAGcaaaatatattacgtttttaattaatatatttttaattaatgtatttaaGTAGACTTTATGAGTTAACAAGTTCTACGTTTTGTTACTTTTAGTAGATTATTTCGTCGATTTATGcaaacctttttgttttttcacagagCAAAAGCAAACACGTCTTTCCTCTACGAAAaccggaagtatatatatatatatatatattatatatatatatatacataatatatatatatatacatatatacatataatatacatatacatatatatacatatacatatatatatatatatacatatatatatatatataatatgtagaaaaatacaaactgggacaagaacgtaaaacatttagaagacgatacaaaaaacacggacgggacattcgaagccttcaatcttcagtcaagaacctgatcatcctcgcaatttcggctgattaatcttgagatcgctccgatccggccagccccaaggaaaaactaaactacgagcattagatttcttggaaataggatcgaatgtatacgaaacaaggacagaaaaacggacgatgccacacgaatataaaatacaaaaaacaataatggtaaaaacaggacaaaaacagcgggtgtcttacgactatagacagtagacagtacaacttagtttagctggcgtatttgggaaaaaatgcgTTTTTCGGCAAACGAACACAACGATGTTCTCGTGGCGCTggttagaagccgaaaggctggttgaccagcggtcacgtgagaggagaagatatatatatatatatactccatcaTGAAATACTAcacaatatatacagtatataataaGGGTGGTTTGTTGGCAATTTTTCAACCGAATGTCAGATCTTGTCAATCGCATTCacagatttttttattaatttcttttaactaAACAGCTtaaaacttcggatactggttgaaTATGTCACGTAGAACaaggtttactcttaacgtttttgacaaaattttgtattttagaagatatttcgtgttaaagttgtcgtatatGGGTAAGTTTAACCAATCAGTGATGTGTATTCAGCCGAAGaaagttactgctgctgtttgcgaGCAACAACTTCCTGGTCCATTGACAAAGCGATGAACCTTCGACAACAGAAAAGTTAAACTGAACATCTCCCCTCACAAGTCCCTTCTTTAATAACCAGAGATGTTTTTATAGCGACATATATGAGAAtgtgtccatctctctctctttccctatatatatatacatatatacatacatatgcatacacccacacccagACACATTAATAATAGGCTGAAGTTACAGAGTTACAATGTccaaattcgtgtttgataagtgccaatacacaaAACTCTCaacttttgacttactctctaacttctgccgatgatacatacatatatatatatatatatatatattatatatatatatatatatatatatatatatatatattatatatatatatatatatatgtatatatatatatatgtgtgtgtatatatatatattatatatatatatatatatatatgtatatatatatatatatatatatgtatatatatatatatatatgtgtgtatatatatatatattatatatatatatatatatatatatatatatatatatatacatatatatatatatatatatataatatatatatatatatatatatgtgtgtgtgtgtgtgtgtgtgtgtgtatgtattatgtatgtatgtatataatgaagcAACAATTTCGGTTTGTTTCTTTCAAATGTGATATCAACTTCTAACatgaattatcattatcattacttccGCTCTTTCGTTCATCAGCTGATGATGTGTACAAAAATCTCATCAtgcaatcgaaccaatgaaagagcctctacatggtcgctCGACAccctaaaaatagcagctaaaatatTCCCTTACCTCAGTCACACGCCCATTGTACataatgtcctagattatccctaaaaagaaggtttgctgaaggctggaatgtttttgatgataggtttgctgtatcagggctgatttgaggctaaataacaacaaaattattactgAGACAGACCAATGACGGGTGGTTGTATGACCTGCTAGAATAAGTAGCCATATGGGTTACATGGAAAAtactcgcatttttccatgtaaccCATAATTTTTCCATGCATTGCTATTATAAGATAATTAagatgtcaattaataatttaagattttaccttataacaTCCTGAtagataatatttctatttttccatgtaagtgatgataatatttcaatttttttcatgtttaatttaaatatatgttgtgaattaattatttgatattacactTCCACACTAAATTAATGGCAGTGATTTTTACCATCTTCTTAATTGCACCATGGCTCACGTTCCTATTcgaaatatattcttaaaattattgCTTGGAGCGTCACTCCCTTGCTTACTTCCCCACTTACTAATCTTGAATTTCATGACATTTTACCtcagaactttttttttacaaaattttgttACATGCTACTAACGATTCTGAATTCtacatgcatttttctatcatttaagcctaaggaaagtatcattttattttaaaattaaaaactttatgctaattgaaaatgaaaaccaGCCTTACTGCCCATCTAGAGGTCTCACATATTgtgatgtaactttttttctactgaaccaaatcgcATACTATTTATACCAAAATGTAgctgagaactgaattagtggtgaagcttggaagctgctgtgattgacgaaatggtgaacttaagaatatattcaatcatgaccgtggttgaatgatatgtctgcgtgtgtgtgtgtgtatgcacattaaTGTAGATGTGAAATCACTGGTGATCTGTCTATGCCAGGTGCTGAGGGAGTTtgcctcccttgtcagtcattaaaATAGTGCTTATTGTAGCTATGAGTTGTTTcgactcttatttctaacaatacTGACGcttagtgacgtatatatttttacctttcggttgaaaaattgctaacaagccaccgttattatttataattttctcttttactatttaCTAAATCAGCGTATGATTTCTACGACAATCTTATAAGCTGACGAAGCGAGCTGAGTTTAAGCCTAGGCGCCGGTAAGAGCCGCTGAAGAGCATTAATGTAAATGCAAAATAACAGATGATCTGGCTATGCCAAGTGCTGAGTAAGCTTGTTTCCCTTATCAGTCATTAAGATAATGCTTTAAGAGCATTTAAAGTCGTGAatatgagttgttttgactcttatgtctagcaatactggtgctaaCTAGCGCCCTTAGTcgctttagtgacgtatatatttttGCCATTCAGGATTTTGTCAATCAGTcacagatttaattttttttttttttaatgaaacagtttgaaacttcggataccgGTTGAATGTGTCACGTAGAACAAGGTTTATTCAACGTTTTAAACCAAATTTTGTATTTCAGAAGCTATTTCGTGttgaagttgtcgtatttgggtaattttaaccaatcaataacgtgtattcagctgaagaaagttacTGATGTTGTTTACGAACAACTTCCGGATCCATTGATAAAGCGATGAATCTTCAACAACAGAAAATTTAAACTTAAAATCTCACCTAACAAAACCTGTCTTTAATAACCAGATATGTTTTCATTGCAACATATATGAGAatgtgtccatctatctgtctgtctgtttatctatacatacacgcacacacattaataataggTAGAAGTTACAGGGTGACAATGGCCAAATTCGTGTTTtataagtgccaatacacgaaactctcaacttttgacttactctctaacatctgccgatgatatatatacatttttttgtgaattatttccctatatgcatacatatatgtgtaaaacaaatctcatcacgcaatcgaaccaatgaaagagcctctacctggtcgctcgacacgctaaaaatagcagctaaagtaTTCCCTTACTTAAATTACACGTCCATTGTACATAATTCCTAGATTATCACTAAGAAGACGGTTTGCTGAAGGCGGGAAtatctttgatgataggtttgctgtctcagggttgatttgaggctaaataacagcaaaattATTACTGAGACAGACCAACGAGAGAGTCTGTATGTGGTTGCAgctaaattaaaatttgaatattaaaaattatttcattatagtttacaaataacactacacttatttaagtagaatttggctaatttactaccttaaatacagaaaaaagtgactaattagacaaacttacagttttgtacaataaatttaaaagtgaaaaatgtaaaaagtgataaattagaagaactgacaTTCTTcgttgcaatattttaagtaaaaagtttcttattctttacttcactagaagtaatagtttgtcctatacttttccaggagtaataacttgtcctgtatttttccaggtttataatcttacgaatattacttttcatgctcacattttatcatataatatatatattattatttatactatttatacatgttttttgtgtgtgagtgcgctcGCTTTGGAAACTAGTCAATAACTTCAATTCTGTATAGGATACAAAAACCGGGAAAGCGAAACAAAACCAGAGATATGTTGAAATAACAAGCAGGTATATAGACAGCCAGGTAACAAATAATGGAagtcatttataaaaatatagaattaaagaaatacatatacgtacataccagAATCTACATTCATGTAACATCGGAAGCATGTGGATTTTTAGTTATATCAGAGTTATGTTGgaataacagacagacagatatatagacagacaggcgtTAAGTAATGAAAGACAACTATTTAAGCatagaattaaagaaatatatgtacgtacatatcagAATCTGCAGTCGTATAACATCGGTAGCATGtggctttatttttattgtttggttAAATATTCTTTGTGGTCTCGTCCTATACACAATTTTAACACCGTGTACGTCTTCAAGCAATTTTCTCCACCAAAACCCTATCGGGCTTTGATCACCAATCACATAGATATTAGCATCAGGTATTACTCGTCGGATGCTGAACGCACTCATGTAATTCAAAAACGTGAAATTGTATGCTCCATAAATTATATAGAATACGTTTTTGGGTACCGTTTTCCATTCTTTTCCAGGCGGGGGTTGCAAACAATCGCTGCTGTTTGCTTTCAAACCGCGTTTTGTGGCCGTCTGCGATAGATACATCCAACAAAGTAAATCCATGCGTTCCAAAGGTCCATCAAATCCTAACAAGGAAAAGGTGCTATCACTTTCCAGTATCATGTGTAGCAACTTCTGAGCAGCAGTTTTTACTTTCCATGTATCCTCGTTGGTGATTTTCAATGGGCCATAGACTCGttgctttattttcatgttttcaggTAATCTGCACAGCTTGTACAATCGTATGTGACTTAAAATATAAATCCCTATGGAAGTACTAATTATACACAGAACAAAGAGGTGTTTTAGTGTCATTCTCATTGTGAAGTCCGGTTTGTTTCAGTGAGAATGAGATTTCTTGGCTGAGGGAAGAAAATATGTAGAACAAATAAGAACTAAAGAACATGAAGgaaaaaaaggcaaaagaaaaaaatacgttagaaagagagaaggaaagcaagtgagaaagaaagaaagaaagaaagaaagaaagaaagaaagaaagaaagaaagaaagaaagaaagaaaggaaacttggagaaagaaaataaacaaggcagaaagaaaagaagataaggggaaaaaggaaaaaaattaaataagcaaaacaacaaaaaaatattaggtattgattaaaaaaacagagagagagagagaaggaaagaagaagagggggGTATTGATTCGTTTGTAAAGAGCTTGTCATGTTTCGACGGCGAAATTTGATCGTTACTTATGTTTAGCCTCCAAATATCAGGCTttagagttttttttcttttatataacttCCTATATCTTCTTATgtcttaaatatttaaaattctagTAAGAAGTTTTTACAGAAATGTTCTGTCTTCAGCTGTTAATCCGCCAACTTActgattatattttttctttagagGTGACATCCACATTCAGTAGTTGATTAAAAGAGAAGCCCCTCATGATAATGTTTTtcaattatataggcgcaggagtggctgtgtggtaagtagcttgctaacctcacTGACCAAGGAGTTCGCATTCTTCATGCAGCTTGAAAGTCACGTTTTGCGACGTGAAAATTGAACATTTTGGAAGCACGACTACAGGTAGGTGTTTGTTGTACTTTTTTGAGGGCTTAGTGGAGTTTGTTGccctgtatttaatattttttggtgaGTAATAGACTCCACTCTGCTCCAGACATTTTCCTGCCTGTGGCCGTCTataaagactcactttgcagtgagaattgtgttttcgaggaggcgtagcccctccgcaaaaattaatttctttgcgaAAATTATCTTCGTGTCTGTGGATTACCAAGGAGTACCAAGGCAGGAGGGACTGTTTTTGCAAGGTGGACGTGAGTGTGTTGGCTCTGGccaattacaagaaaaaagaacaaaaacagagaagTTTGTCGAGGCAAGTGATTTTGTTTTATCTGAGCTGGGTATGCGGGCTGCCCCCGGGCACGGAGGCGGGATGGATCGAAGATACCATCCGGCGAGGCCTGGGGGATAGCGGGCCCAGGCTATTGAGGGTGGATGTTGCTCCTGCGGTCGACTGGGAGGGGTCAAAGGcaactttgaccctgtggaccccggTGGCCGTGGGAGATATAACATTCCCAGACTTCTTAAAACTGGCCGGAtacaggtacccggtgatacttgagggacgccccaagtgtcacctgtgtctGGAGCCTGGCCATATCAGGAAAAACTGTACCAAGGGCCGTGGTAAGGCCCTGCAGCATGAAAAGGAGAAAGTGCCCGCCGCCCCTTCATTGGAGGGGGAGACGGTGGAAGTCGTGGAGAAAgttgcctccacgaaaagaaaaagaaaggtgatcaacaatggttgctcaccaAAGAATGTACAGGCGGCGGAGGAGGGTAGCGACCCCCGACGTCTGTCGACGCAGCCCCCTGCTCTCGCAGCCtcaaaaggaaagaggaaaaagaggagcAGAGGACGGTCGGCGGATGTTCCTAGGACGCCGACGGAGCCGCaagtgggatgtgtgccacctgCGGATAGGGCTCCGTCAGTGAGAAGTGTGCCACTGACGGATCAGTGTGAGGTCCCTTCCTGTGAAGAGGGGGTGTTTATCCTCCTTTACCACAAGGGAGGGACGGTGAAAAAATTTTTGGACGGCTTGGGTGACCGAGAACGTGTGGACACGGTCTGCTCAAGTAGTCCGTtatggcctccgcaggtggctgcggaggtagtaacgggttcagtcccattgcgtcgcaccttgggcaagtgtcttctactatagcctcgggccgaccaaagccttgtgagtggatttggtagacggaaactgaaaagaagcccgtcgtatatatgtatatgtatatatatatatatatatatatatatatatatatataatatatatatatatatatatatatatatatatacattttttatatatatataaaattttttcaccGTCCCT is part of the Octopus sinensis linkage group LG8, ASM634580v1, whole genome shotgun sequence genome and harbors:
- the LOC115215173 gene encoding uncharacterized protein LOC115215173, whose product is MRMTLKHLFVLCIISTSIGIYILSHIRLYKLCRLPENMKIKQRVYGPLKITNEDTWKVKTAAQKLLHMILESDSTFSLLGFDGPLERMDLLCWMYLSQTATKRGLKANSSDCLQPPPGKEWKTVPKNVFYIIYGAYNFTFLNYMSAFSIRRVIPDANIYVIGDQSPIGFWWRKLLEDVHGVKIVYRTRPQRIFNQTIKIKPHATDVIRLQILILSGGIYLDPDILFLRPIDHFRQPVLTMGLIDPATGIGNGLIFAKRHSKFLEYWYESYRNFNSSIWGVHSMAIPLKLSKIYSHLIKVDKGHIYHPNWFELDKLFLKVVPWDKNVAVHMWTHHQYRLPQSLKDTDTLNTTAGQMLRYVYYNDTRLRR